Proteins encoded in a region of the Vicia villosa cultivar HV-30 ecotype Madison, WI linkage group LG5, Vvil1.0, whole genome shotgun sequence genome:
- the LOC131604886 gene encoding uncharacterized protein LOC131604886: MIRFYDPPFHCFTYRDFQLVPTLEEFSSILGLPVLDQMPYTGEEEVPKLEDVATALHLPRSEIKRAWVNKGEYTGVPIDFLYTQADILINGASMDDLEKVLACLIYGQVLFPRYDKIVVVIALNIFIGNNPNEEGLTWVQRIIRLSYDDIVWNQKDFEGTHLFDSCGDFPNVPLLGTRGGITYNPILARHQFGFSLKDKPRSIYLSSENFDYDSDTTGKKKLFIRAWSKVKKVCTRELGLRNYVPSDLYFRWIYDRAVEHGMPYPSDIPVVPRVTPPIIPVVLEPYIPAPNEDLVATVASLRREKADLERRLHKVEVEKAVLVADAKERDGMLDYFSRKWKIEDFASPDQIQSWEREIDRLVQERNEMIKAHKEEIRSLKRKRRLED; the protein is encoded by the exons ATGATCCGGTTTTATGATCCTCCCTTCCATTGCTTTACTTATAGGGACTTTCAGTTGGTTCCCACATTAGAGGAATTTTCCTCCATCCTAGGATTACCTGTGCTTGATCAGATGCCCTACACTGGCGAAGAAGAGGTACCTAAGTTGGAAGATGTCGCTACTGCATTGCATTTGCCTCGATCAGAGATCAAAAGGGCTTGGGTGAATAAAGGAGAATATACTGGTGTACCGATTGACTTCTTGTATACTCAAGCTGACATTTTAATCAACGGTGCAAGTATGGATGACCTCGAAAAAGTCCTCGCTTGCCTAATCTACGGGCAAGTATTGTTCCCTCGTTATGACAAAATTGTGGTTGTGATTGCTCTCAATATCTTCATTGGTAACAACCCG aatgaagaaggtttgacttgggTTCAAAGAATCATAAGGCTTTCATACGACGACATCGTTTGGAACCAAAAAGATTTTGAAGGAACTCATTTGTTCGATAGCTGTGGAGATTTCccaaatgtacctcttcttggtacccgAGGAGGGATAACTTATAATCCCATattagctcgacatcagtttggtttctCTTTGAAAGACAAACCTCGCTCCATATATCTTAGCTCGGAAAATTTTGATTATGATTCAGATACAACCGGAAAGAAGAAGCTGTTTATTAGAGCTTGGTCCAAAGTGAAGAAAGTATGCACAAGAGAATTGGGACTAAGGAACTACGTCCCTTCAGATCTTTATTTTAGGTGGATTTATGATCGAGCTGTTGAGCATGGTATGCCATATCCATCTGATATCCCTGTTGTGCCAAGGGTTACCCCTCCAATCATTCCTGTGGTTTTGGAGCCTTATATCCCCGCTCCAAATGAAGACCTTGTTGCTACCGTTGCTTCTCTAAGAAGGGAAAAGGCGGATCTTGAAAGGCGCTTACATAAGGTTGAAGTTGAGAAAGCGGTATTGGTGGCTGATGCTAAAGAGCGAGAtggtatgcttgactatttctcccgCAAATGGAAGATTGAGGATTTCGCCTCTCCAgatcagatacaatcatgggagcgAGAGATTGATAGGCTCGTCCAAGAAAGAAACGAGATGATCAAAGCTCACAAAGAGGAAATCAGAAGTTTAAAGAGAAAGCGTCGACTCGAAGActga